In a single window of the Desulfovibrio sp. ZJ209 genome:
- a CDS encoding class I SAM-dependent methyltransferase, whose translation MTVEWDYTALADAYLKRPDYSPAALTALFRIACLKPGDRVCDIGAGVAHLTLPLAAFGCEVDAVEPNDAMRANGMKRTAGLAAVHWSKGTGEATGRPGGVYDFVTFGSSFNVCDRQAALSESHRLLKPGGYFACLWNHRDLDDPVQKAIEAIIRESIPGYGYGTRREDQSAVITASGLFEDLVRVEGATVRTQSVDDAIEAWRSHATLQRQAGEAFGPIVDKLAAHLRSLGTDTLHIPYTTRAWIARRKD comes from the coding sequence ATGACGGTTGAATGGGATTACACGGCACTGGCGGATGCGTACCTGAAACGCCCCGATTATTCCCCTGCCGCGCTCACGGCGCTGTTCCGCATCGCCTGCCTCAAGCCGGGCGACAGGGTGTGCGACATCGGCGCCGGCGTGGCCCACCTCACCCTGCCGCTGGCGGCCTTTGGCTGCGAGGTGGACGCGGTGGAGCCCAATGACGCCATGCGCGCCAACGGCATGAAACGCACGGCCGGCCTCGCCGCCGTCCACTGGAGCAAGGGCACCGGCGAGGCCACGGGGCGCCCGGGCGGCGTTTATGATTTCGTGACCTTCGGCTCCTCGTTCAATGTCTGCGACCGGCAGGCCGCGCTTAGCGAAAGCCACCGCCTGCTCAAGCCGGGCGGGTATTTCGCCTGCCTCTGGAACCACAGGGACCTCGACGACCCGGTGCAAAAAGCCATCGAGGCCATCATCCGTGAGAGCATCCCGGGCTATGGCTACGGCACCCGGCGCGAGGACCAGTCGGCGGTCATCACCGCCTCCGGGCTTTTTGAGGACCTGGTGAGGGTGGAAGGCGCCACCGTGCGGACGCAGAGCGTCGACGATGCCATCGAGGCCTGGCGCTCGCACGCCACGCTCCAGCGCCAGGCGGGCGAAGCGTTCGGCCCCATCGTGGACAAGCTGGCCGCCCATCTGCGCTCGCTGGGCACCGATACCCTCCACATTCCTTACACCACGCGCGCCTGGATCGCGCGCCGCAAGGACTGA
- a CDS encoding adenylyl-sulfate kinase → MQTSRKNGRVFWITGLSGAGKTTLARALQQALPGSLLLDGDELREALGASRQGFDAESRRRLALSYARLAGLLARQGATVIVATISLFHELHAWNRANLPGYVEIFLDVPEAVRRGRDPKGLYAGNVRHMAGGEVKAELPLAPHLRLTGGESLEEALALVLELAGEPAARND, encoded by the coding sequence ATGCAAACTTCCCGGAAAAATGGCCGCGTGTTCTGGATTACCGGCCTTTCCGGCGCCGGCAAGACCACCCTGGCCCGGGCGCTCCAGCAGGCGCTCCCGGGATCGCTCCTGCTGGACGGCGACGAACTGCGCGAAGCCCTGGGCGCCAGCCGCCAGGGCTTCGACGCGGAGAGCCGCCGGCGCCTGGCCCTGAGCTATGCGCGGCTGGCCGGCCTGCTGGCGCGACAGGGGGCGACTGTCATCGTGGCCACCATCTCGCTCTTCCACGAGCTCCACGCCTGGAACCGCGCCAACCTGCCCGGCTATGTGGAGATATTCCTGGACGTGCCGGAGGCTGTGCGCCGCGGGCGCGACCCCAAGGGCCTCTACGCCGGCAATGTGCGCCATATGGCCGGAGGCGAGGTCAAGGCCGAGCTGCCGCTGGCCCCGCACCTGCGCCTCACGGGCGGCGAAAGCCTTGAGGAGGCCCTGGCGCTCGTGCTGGAACTGGCCGGAGAGCCCGCGGCGCGCAACGACTGA